The following are encoded together in the Candidatus Binatia bacterium genome:
- a CDS encoding GDP-mannose 4,6-dehydratase has translation MKVLITGITGFAGSHLADYILQRGDAEVIGILRWRSRTENIEHFREKVRLVECDLRDASSVRDVLDETRPDWIFHLAAQSFVPTSWTAPTESLVTNILGQLNIFEAVKKLHLMPKIQLACSSEEYGLVHENELPIKETNPLRPLSPYAVSKVGQDMLGYQYWMSFKLPVIRTRGFNHEGPRRGPVFVCSDFAKQIADIEKGRRPPVVRVGNLDARRDFTDVRDIVRAYWLALEKGEPGEVYNLCSGRAWTIREMLDMLLAMSTAKIKVETDPARMRPSDVPVLLGDATRFRNRTGWEPAIPFEQTMRDLLAYWRER, from the coding sequence ATGAAGGTGTTGATCACGGGCATCACGGGGTTCGCCGGAAGTCATCTCGCCGACTACATCCTCCAGCGCGGCGACGCGGAGGTGATCGGGATCCTCCGCTGGAGGAGCCGCACCGAGAACATCGAGCACTTCCGCGAGAAGGTGCGGCTGGTGGAGTGCGACCTGCGGGACGCCTCCTCGGTGCGCGACGTCCTCGACGAGACCCGCCCCGACTGGATCTTCCATCTCGCGGCGCAGAGCTTCGTCCCGACGTCGTGGACGGCGCCCACGGAGTCGCTCGTCACGAACATCCTGGGCCAGCTCAACATCTTCGAGGCGGTGAAGAAGCTGCACCTCATGCCGAAGATTCAGCTCGCCTGTTCCAGCGAGGAGTACGGGCTGGTGCACGAGAACGAGCTGCCCATCAAGGAGACCAACCCGCTCCGCCCGCTCTCCCCCTACGCGGTGAGCAAGGTGGGGCAGGACATGCTGGGCTACCAGTACTGGATGAGCTTCAAGCTCCCGGTCATCCGCACGCGCGGCTTCAATCACGAGGGTCCCCGGCGCGGACCGGTCTTCGTCTGCTCCGATTTCGCCAAGCAGATCGCCGATATCGAGAAGGGACGGCGCCCCCCGGTGGTGCGCGTCGGAAACCTGGACGCGCGGCGCGACTTCACCGACGTGCGCGACATCGTGCGCGCCTACTGGCTCGCGCTGGAGAAGGGGGAGCCCGGCGAGGTCTACAACCTCTGCTCCGGACGGGCCTGGACGATCCGCGAGATGCTCGACATGCTCCTCGCGATGTCCACGGCCAAGATCAAGGTCGAGACCGACCCGGCGCGCATGCGCCCGTCCGACGTCCCGGTGCTGCTCGGCGACGCGACGCGGTTCCGGAACCGGACCGGCTGGGAGCCCGCGATCCCCTTCGAGCAGACGATGCGCGACCTGCTCGCCTACTGGAGAGAGCGCTAG
- a CDS encoding GDP-mannose 4,6-dehydratase, with translation MRTLVTGVAGFVGRHLIRALTVEGPADVHGSDHMPAAAIPEPEELKAALQSYRALDVTDADAVRAAVAELRPDRIIHLAAQASGAVSLEQPAETYRVNAIGALNVLEACRVAAAGATVLIVGSADVYGSGAPGTKLTEEAPLAPRNPYALSKAAQDMLGELYASSYGLRVLRTRTFSHTGPGQSPRFAVAGFAHQLARVLEGDGPAEVRAGNLDVVREYGDARDVVRAYLALLESGEPGQAYNVCTGQGYRLGDLLDKLIQVSGVRASVVQDPSRMRSRDADHLVGDPEKVIRRTGWAPAIPIERTLLDLYRDARERVRHEAGR, from the coding sequence TTGCGCACGCTCGTCACCGGCGTCGCCGGATTCGTGGGGCGCCATCTGATCCGGGCGCTCACCGTGGAGGGGCCGGCCGACGTGCACGGCTCCGACCACATGCCGGCCGCGGCCATTCCCGAGCCGGAGGAGCTGAAGGCCGCCCTCCAGAGCTATCGCGCGCTCGACGTGACCGACGCGGACGCGGTGCGCGCGGCGGTCGCCGAGCTCCGCCCGGACCGGATCATCCACCTCGCGGCCCAGGCCTCCGGCGCGGTGTCCTTGGAACAGCCGGCCGAGACCTACCGCGTGAACGCGATCGGCGCGCTCAACGTCCTCGAAGCCTGTCGCGTCGCGGCGGCCGGCGCGACGGTTCTGATCGTCGGCTCCGCCGACGTGTACGGCTCCGGCGCCCCGGGGACGAAGCTGACCGAAGAGGCGCCCCTGGCGCCACGAAACCCCTACGCGCTGAGCAAGGCCGCGCAGGACATGCTGGGCGAGCTCTACGCCTCGTCGTACGGACTCCGGGTGCTGCGGACCCGGACCTTCTCGCACACCGGTCCCGGACAGAGTCCCCGTTTCGCGGTGGCGGGCTTCGCGCATCAGCTTGCGCGCGTGCTCGAGGGGGACGGGCCCGCCGAGGTGCGCGCGGGCAACCTGGACGTGGTGCGCGAGTACGGCGACGCGCGGGACGTGGTCCGCGCCTACCTGGCTTTATTGGAGAGCGGCGAGCCGGGGCAGGCCTACAACGTCTGCACCGGCCAGGGATACCGGCTGGGCGATCTCCTGGACAAGCTGATCCAGGTCTCGGGGGTCCGCGCCTCGGTGGTGCAGGACCCCTCGCGGATGCGCTCCCGCGATGCCGACCACCTCGTCGGCGATCCCGAGAAGGTGATCCGGCGCACCGGATGGGCGCCGGCCATTCCCATCGAACGGACGCTCCTCGACCTCTACCGCGACGCGCGCGAGCGCGTCCGGCACGAGGCGGGACGATAA
- a CDS encoding dihydroorotate dehydrogenase electron transfer subunit: MKLVPCKVIENREVSPGNFLLTLTVPRGFSTPSPGQFVHLRISEEGDPLLRRPYSLEGFVSKGRVRAVRIYYSVVGRGSRILSLQPKGRVLDLIGPLGIGYAPRPRRVPILVAGGRGIAPLLFLSRRLKEKKRPFVFLFGARSRKELYGVREVRGGRLHLATDDGSVGFHGSVFELLKREWVEGGHTPLSAEIFTCGPHGLLHEIADFARATGARCEASLEGPMACAVGACRGCPVPLLPGAENGAAHAGNGSAGEVPGGRYPAMCTEGPVMDATIVDWDRLP; the protein is encoded by the coding sequence ATGAAGCTCGTGCCCTGCAAGGTCATCGAGAACCGTGAGGTCTCGCCCGGCAATTTCCTCCTCACGCTCACCGTGCCGCGCGGATTCTCGACGCCCAGCCCGGGGCAGTTCGTGCATCTCCGGATCTCGGAAGAGGGCGATCCGCTGCTGCGCCGCCCCTACAGCCTCGAGGGGTTCGTGAGCAAGGGGCGCGTGCGGGCCGTGCGCATCTACTACTCGGTGGTGGGCCGCGGGTCGCGCATCCTCTCCCTGCAGCCGAAGGGGCGCGTGCTGGACCTGATCGGGCCGCTCGGGATCGGCTACGCGCCTCGCCCCCGCCGCGTCCCGATCCTGGTCGCCGGAGGCCGCGGCATCGCGCCGCTCCTGTTCCTGAGCCGCCGGCTCAAGGAGAAGAAGCGCCCCTTCGTCTTCCTCTTCGGCGCGCGCTCGCGGAAGGAGCTGTACGGCGTGCGCGAGGTGCGCGGCGGAAGGCTGCATCTGGCGACCGACGACGGATCGGTCGGATTCCACGGCAGCGTCTTCGAGCTCCTGAAGCGGGAGTGGGTCGAGGGAGGGCACACGCCGCTTTCGGCGGAGATCTTTACCTGCGGCCCGCACGGCCTGCTTCACGAGATCGCCGACTTCGCCCGCGCCACGGGCGCGCGCTGCGAGGCCTCGCTGGAGGGGCCGATGGCCTGCGCGGTGGGCGCCTGCCGCGGCTGTCCGGTGCCGCTCCTTCCCGGCGCCGAAAACGGCGCCGCGCACGCGGGCAACGGATCGGCGGGCGAGGTGCCCGGGGGACGCTACCCCGCCATGTGCACCGAGGGACCCGTCATGGACGCCACCATCGTGGACTGGGACCGGCTGCCATGA
- a CDS encoding tetratricopeptide repeat protein has translation MSKIRTGALRLRILVPVLLLLSSGCAYYNTFYLARRYYRDAQKEQEHSISDEASVAAKTKYDQTVRQCTKVITEYPKSKWVDDATYLLAASLYGKGDYTASIRRAEDLEVKFPKSPFVPEGRLVKGLAYYRRKDYDTADSIFQAMDAAYPKFPRRWELYFYEGESRFAQRDYMTALGWYRRAVPHADGRRQKADALHRAGDALFEADRMDSAQLVYAQTLKEEERSKERLDVILRRAEALRNLKRYPEALQFLNTWHSTAIAENREGELLLRVYELQALTGRTNDAMKGYQDLVERFPGTNVAFESQFQIGYLVETALGDLDRAGREYDKLRAVAGGNNQFAQQAQRRSQSLATLKQFQQALASDTTGARARTEFRLAEVLYFELGKTDSAMTQYRAVEALYPKSVYAPKSAYARLWISAFDRQDTLGAMQLTDSIAGRYRGTRYAESALYLWKQWSGKSDVRTALFDSLLAHPDTSGASTYAEEAAPADSLTGIMAPTTATPDSTYQVSPEIQRQLEENAQKFLKDREAKRLAREGKKPPAAPPGTTAPPAATSPADTTRAAPPGTTLPGTAPSDSTRSGAPPDTTKAAPADTTRSTAPPDTTRSGTTR, from the coding sequence ATGTCGAAAATCCGAACGGGGGCGCTTCGTCTCCGAATCCTCGTGCCTGTCCTGCTCCTTCTGTCGTCCGGATGCGCTTACTACAACACGTTTTATCTGGCGCGCCGGTACTACAGGGATGCCCAGAAGGAGCAGGAGCACAGCATCTCCGACGAGGCCTCCGTCGCGGCCAAGACGAAGTACGACCAGACGGTCCGCCAGTGCACCAAGGTGATCACCGAGTATCCCAAGAGCAAGTGGGTGGATGACGCCACCTACCTCCTCGCCGCCTCGCTCTACGGCAAGGGGGACTACACCGCGTCCATCCGGCGCGCCGAGGATCTCGAAGTCAAGTTTCCCAAGAGCCCCTTCGTGCCCGAGGGGCGCCTGGTGAAGGGACTGGCCTACTACCGTCGCAAGGACTACGACACCGCCGATTCGATCTTCCAGGCCATGGACGCCGCCTATCCGAAATTTCCCCGGCGCTGGGAGCTCTACTTCTACGAGGGGGAGAGCCGGTTCGCGCAGAGGGATTACATGACGGCCCTGGGGTGGTACCGTCGCGCCGTTCCGCACGCGGACGGACGGCGCCAGAAGGCCGACGCCCTCCACCGCGCGGGCGACGCGCTGTTCGAGGCCGATCGCATGGACAGCGCGCAGCTGGTCTATGCGCAGACCTTGAAGGAGGAGGAGCGTTCGAAGGAGCGCCTAGACGTGATCCTCCGGCGCGCGGAAGCGCTCCGCAATCTCAAGCGCTATCCGGAGGCGCTCCAGTTCCTGAACACGTGGCACTCGACGGCGATCGCCGAGAACCGCGAGGGGGAGCTCCTGCTGCGGGTGTACGAGCTGCAGGCGCTGACCGGCAGGACGAACGACGCGATGAAAGGATATCAGGACCTGGTGGAGCGTTTTCCCGGAACGAACGTGGCGTTCGAATCGCAGTTCCAGATCGGCTACCTGGTCGAGACCGCCCTCGGCGATCTCGACCGGGCGGGCCGCGAGTACGACAAGCTGCGCGCGGTGGCGGGCGGCAACAACCAGTTCGCGCAGCAGGCGCAGCGCCGCTCGCAGAGCCTGGCCACGCTGAAGCAGTTCCAGCAGGCGCTGGCGTCCGATACGACCGGCGCCCGCGCGCGAACCGAGTTCCGCCTGGCGGAGGTCCTCTACTTCGAGCTGGGGAAGACCGATTCGGCGATGACGCAGTACCGGGCCGTCGAGGCGCTCTACCCCAAGAGCGTGTACGCGCCGAAGTCGGCGTACGCTCGGCTCTGGATCTCGGCGTTCGACCGCCAGGACACCCTCGGCGCGATGCAGCTCACCGACTCGATCGCCGGCCGCTACCGCGGCACGCGCTACGCCGAGTCGGCGCTCTATCTCTGGAAGCAGTGGAGCGGGAAGAGCGACGTCCGCACGGCGCTCTTCGACTCGCTGCTCGCGCACCCCGACACCTCGGGCGCCTCGACGTACGCCGAGGAGGCCGCGCCCGCCGATTCGTTGACCGGCATCATGGCGCCGACGACCGCGACGCCGGACAGCACCTACCAGGTCTCGCCCGAGATCCAGCGGCAGCTGGAGGAGAATGCCCAGAAGTTCCTGAAGGACCGCGAGGCCAAGAGGCTGGCGCGCGAGGGCAAGAAGCCGCCGGCCGCGCCGCCCGGGACGACGGCGCCTCCCGCGGCGACGTCTCCGGCGGACACGACCCGCGCCGCGCCTCCCGGCACGACGCTGCCCGGCACGGCGCCCTCCGACAGCACTCGCTCGGGCGCGCCGCCCGACACGACGAAAGCGGCGCCGGCGGACACGACCCGCTCGACCGCGCCCCCGGACACGACCCGAAGCGGGACGACCCGATGA
- a CDS encoding dihydroorotate dehydrogenase encodes MTPAKRPSLAVRIGSLELSNPILVASGIIGYGAEYEALVDLGAIGGIVTKTVTRHPRAGNPPPRVVEVPSGMLNSIGIENPGLEGFLEIKVPILRRLPCAVIVSVEGEDTREFCELVEGVSGSGVAHAIEVNISCPNVGPHGLKYSTDAGMAREVMSAIRPLTKLPLIAKLTPNVTRIGEIAEACAACGADAVSLVNTFVGMAVDSRTHRPILGTVLGGLSGPAIKPLALAKTWEVVQAVDIPVIGMGGITKPADALEFLLTGAVAVQVGTALFANPALAEECVHGIEHHLRRIGASSVEAIIGALEVPEGRGTIRAGRQARIGTGGA; translated from the coding sequence ATGACGCCCGCCAAGCGCCCTTCGCTCGCCGTCCGGATCGGATCGCTCGAGCTCTCGAATCCGATCCTGGTCGCCTCGGGGATCATCGGCTACGGCGCCGAGTACGAGGCGCTCGTGGACCTGGGCGCGATCGGCGGCATCGTCACGAAGACGGTGACGCGCCATCCGCGTGCCGGCAACCCGCCGCCCCGCGTCGTGGAGGTCCCCTCGGGGATGCTGAATTCGATCGGGATCGAGAACCCGGGGCTCGAGGGTTTCCTCGAGATCAAGGTGCCCATCTTGCGCCGGCTGCCCTGCGCGGTGATCGTCTCGGTCGAGGGGGAGGACACGCGCGAGTTCTGCGAGCTGGTCGAGGGCGTGAGCGGGAGCGGCGTCGCCCACGCGATCGAGGTGAACATCTCCTGCCCCAACGTGGGGCCGCACGGGCTCAAGTACTCGACCGACGCCGGCATGGCCCGCGAGGTGATGAGCGCCATCCGGCCGCTCACGAAGCTCCCGCTGATCGCCAAGCTGACGCCGAACGTGACCCGCATCGGCGAGATCGCCGAGGCGTGCGCCGCGTGCGGCGCCGACGCCGTCTCGCTCGTGAACACGTTCGTCGGGATGGCGGTCGATTCGCGGACGCACCGCCCCATCCTGGGCACGGTGCTGGGAGGGCTCTCCGGCCCCGCGATCAAGCCGCTCGCCCTGGCGAAGACCTGGGAAGTGGTGCAGGCCGTGGATATCCCGGTGATCGGCATGGGCGGGATCACGAAGCCCGCCGACGCCCTCGAATTCCTCCTGACCGGCGCCGTGGCGGTGCAGGTCGGGACCGCGCTCTTCGCCAACCCCGCCCTCGCCGAGGAGTGCGTGCACGGCATCGAGCATCACCTGCGCCGGATCGGCGCCTCGTCGGTCGAGGCGATCATCGGCGCGCTGGAGGTCCCCGAGGGCCGGGGAACGATCCGCGCCGGACGGCAGGCGCGCATCGGAACGGGAGGTGCATGA
- the pyrF gene encoding orotidine-5'-phosphate decarboxylase, with product MTEPWPPAAAPVHLRERLIVALDRPDLNAALEQVDRVGDAVLWYKVGLQLFCAAGRGAVLALADRGKRVFLDLKLHDIPATVERAIRALEGLPVSLLTVHASGGPAMLRASAEAARYLAGHPRVLGVTMLTSLDGTEIPPLFNPKTEVEEKVLGLAALCAESGVDGVVASPREVQPLRLEHPAPFLIVTPGIRGPNDPAHDQKRTLSLAEAFARGADYVVVGRPILESADPRGTVAAYEASLAAAFSKERADA from the coding sequence ATGACGGAACCCTGGCCGCCGGCCGCCGCGCCGGTCCATCTCCGCGAGCGGCTGATCGTCGCGCTCGACCGCCCCGATCTGAACGCGGCGCTCGAGCAGGTCGATCGCGTCGGCGACGCGGTCCTCTGGTACAAGGTGGGGCTGCAGCTCTTCTGCGCGGCCGGCCGCGGCGCGGTGCTGGCGCTGGCCGACCGCGGGAAGCGCGTCTTCCTCGATCTCAAGCTCCACGACATTCCGGCCACGGTCGAGCGCGCGATCCGCGCGCTGGAGGGTCTTCCCGTCTCGCTCCTCACGGTGCACGCGAGCGGGGGCCCCGCCATGCTCCGCGCCTCGGCCGAAGCGGCCCGCTACCTGGCCGGCCATCCGCGCGTGCTCGGCGTGACGATGCTCACCAGCCTGGACGGCACCGAGATCCCCCCGCTCTTCAATCCGAAGACCGAGGTGGAGGAGAAGGTGCTGGGGCTGGCGGCGCTCTGCGCGGAATCGGGGGTGGACGGCGTCGTCGCCTCCCCGCGCGAGGTCCAGCCGCTGCGCCTGGAGCATCCGGCGCCGTTTCTCATCGTGACCCCTGGAATCCGCGGGCCGAACGATCCGGCCCATGATCAGAAGCGCACGCTCTCTCTGGCGGAAGCGTTCGCGCGGGGGGCCGACTACGTCGTGGTGGGCCGCCCCATTCTCGAATCCGCCGACCCGCGCGGAACGGTCGCGGCCTACGAGGCCTCGCTCGCCGCCGCGTTCTCCAAGGAGAGGGCCGACGCATGA